Within the Naumovozyma dairenensis CBS 421 chromosome 9, complete genome genome, the region AAAGCAAATAAAGAAACTCAGAATGAAAGTGACAGTGAAAGTGATGACGAAAGTGACaacgatgatgataagTCCGATGAAGAGGAAAGTGCACCTGAGGACGACGCTGATAATGACGACACAGATGACTAtacagaagaagaaaagaacgAAGAAGGGTATTCGGCATTCAGAAAGGCGACTGTAGGTATTTTCATATCGTGCACCCTTATTTCTATCTTTtacatcattttcattcatGATCGTATATTCCCAAAGAGGAGTATATTTAGTAGATTAGATCAAACACAATCACAACAACCAAAGACTGTATCATGGGcagatgatattgaaaatgcGGATCTAGAAGCAGGATGGGATAATGATGACTTTGATGCTGAAGCTGATGTTgatttttcagattttgatgacgatgatgacgaAGCCGCTCATGGTACTGATGATGCTGAGAGTGGAAATAGTATCAATAATACAGGTGAAGAGGATGCTACAAACGCTAAAGGTAAGAAAACGAAGCCAATTCCAAAGCCTAAGAAGAAAGGGAAATATTCAAGTGTTCCTAATACAGATATGGatgaatcatttgaaatggATGATTTTTAGTTCAAACAAACAATAGATAATTTATGTAGAACAACAACTCACATCAagttcaatttttttttaatttgacACTCTCCATATGACAACTGGAgtcttttcaattaaaaCCATGATCGGAGGGCGCTACCGTCAGATTATTAGAATATGTCACAGATGAAAAGTCTCCTATGGAAGCATATTTAAACTTATAACAATGTTAAAAAAGAGAAGTGTGAAGTGTATGGCAATGCTAGCTATTTGCaagtataaaaaataaataagaataGAGAAGTTTTCCGtgattatatatatatatgctaTGCAAGACaaacttttctttttctgtTTCCTTATTCCGTTTTTTTAATCATAAGAAAGTGGGGAAGGTTTCCTAATACCTCTTGCCCTACACATCTTTTTAGGATGACCTTTCCTCAAACATATATTACAAATGTTTTGTGCTGgatcatatatattatctttGGGCATTTTCCTTGGGACGTTTAAAGTTGAAGCGCTTAATGCATAAGGTTGAGGTGTATAAAGCTGATAATTGTTATCTTCGGGGACatatttattgttattttttacaGCATGGTTGCTAGGatcattttttcttccatgTCTTGGATTATAATTACCCTTTGTTGTGGCTGCTGTAGGTGTTGTTGCTTCAGCAGTTGTTTGGTGtaaatttttgtttccGTACCTGCTAGGTACTGTTCTGTTTCCGTTTGTACCTTTGGAAAGGAATGGATTTTGTTCTAAATATGTTTCTGCCTCCCTGGCAATGGAAAGAACCAATGCCCAAGTCAATTCAATTTGTAAatttatgatttttttctgAAAAAATGACTTATATGAAGGTTTCAAATTTCTAATAAATTGACAGATCAttccattatttgaaatgaaattatcaGGTAATTGATTATACAGTTCTTcaaatttagaaatatattccCTAATACCTCCCGTTCCTTGTATTATCATAGTAAACTCAGTCCATAAGTTGACCAATTTGTCAAAGTCGGTATggcaataataatgcatCAAATCATTGATGATTCTAGAATATGATAAAGTTCGCTTACCTTTGGTATCAGAAATGTAATTTTGTAACGACTCATATAACGGGGTGGTTAACTGCCgagataataaatatattttaccGTCATCTTCAGttatatcattttcttggAAGGTTACATTGAGGTCCCAAAGAAAGGCTTTGAATTCTAGTTCAATTTTTGTGATGGCGgctaatttttttttgtttccattattattgttgctattattattggaagGGAATTTATACCCAAGATCTATTTGATCTAGAAAGTTTTGCTTTTTTAGTAGAGGAGCCGGGAAAGTGGTTTTACtgtcatcttcatcgaTAATCGTAATAGGTTTATTCATAGACATTGTTTAATCAGCAGATTATTCAATTAAGAGAGGACGGGAAGAATAATTGTACAATAAAAAGTATCGTAGTTCAAAAAAACTGGCTCGTGTTAGGTATGTGTTCTTCAagagaataaaaatataaaaaataatgtgTAAATTCCTACCTCTAgcatatatattcttaaGGAGTTGGGTTTCTCAGTGCTCAAGTAACTAGATATTGAACTCCATGatatatactattattttggAATCTTTCCTTCCCATTGTTCGAAGGCCTTTTTAAGATCTACAAGTACGCCTGGTAGCGCCGCCACATATACAAATTCATAAATATTACATacaaatataatacaatataataatttgtatTTTGTATTCAAAAGTcttttaatgaataaataaatgaaatgatttgaaaaaaaaacgAGAATTAATGTTCCCGGTTGAATAGAAACTAAAATAtggaatgaaaaaatatatattggCGTAATGGTATATTGTACATTTATctctttatttatatatttatttatttacacACTGAtaaagaaaggaaaaactGAAACAAGCGAAATGgggaaagaaaaatgtgTTTAATTTCTGAATGAATTGATGGAGcaaccaaaaaaaaactgtGAATAAAGCTGAGCCAATTGATCTATGGTTTTGGAATTTTCAAACTCTTTGAGATCATACCACAACCATGAATAAAGAAAGTAAGTACAATTGGGTGGAATTCTAAGATTTGATCCTTTCTAACAATCCCTAATGgcatattatcaaaaatcATCCCATGTGCAACACAATAAGCCATACCAAACACTAAAACCAAAGTGGTTGGCATTGGGAAaccttcaaaatatttagatTTCCCCTTCTTATCCTTTGGTAATTGTCCTACAGTTACGTTGAATCTAGCTAATCTTGTAATACCACAAAGTACGAAAAATGACAAGACAAACACATCGAAAGTAGTTTGTAACCCAATGGCGAATGCGATGGAAGCAGGAGCGACACCGaatgaaatcaaatcaGCTAACGAATCTAATTCTTGACCCATTAATGAGGATCTGTTTCTTAATCTTGCGACTCTCCCATCtaagaaatcaaaacaCATTCctaatattataaagaaGTGAGCACGTTGTACATAATGCGGTTTACCTGTTAAAGTAAATCTTAAACATGAAATGATGGAATAAAACCCAGAAAACCCATTTAACATGGTGATGTAATCTGCCATGTGTAAGTTTCTAATCATACTGAAATGGTATTTGTCACTtgtgaatttttcaatatcattctCATTGGGTGGAGCTAATGGTGTTGTATCTAAAGAGAAGATACTTGATGttctttttcttaatatctTACCCTCATAGGTTTCCTTGTCTAAGTAagacgatgaagatgactGGGAATCGGAGGAATCAGTGccaccattattattgtcttgatttttgttgtgtttttgtttctctTTTTCTGAGGTGCTTAAAATTGGGACATTCATTGaatcttgttgttgttgttgttgttgttgttcagtacgatttttcaaatcagtCATTGTTTGTTATTCACACGTAAAACTGTGCGCAATTTTGAGAATATTAGTTCCTAGAAGATATCACAGAGTATTGGACTGTATATATGTTATATCCTCTGAACGTGTATTCTTGTTTTGTAACTGTTGTTCTCTAGGTGCATTGCATTACGTTACATCTTCTATAAAATTACGTATAGCTTTGAAATGTGAAATTTCACTCTTTTTGTGCGtgtgaaaaatttacagACATATACTGTAATATTCGTACGTAAATGGATTATCAACTTGATGGtgaataagaataagaataagaatataGAAGATTCATACAGTCGTTAATATACATAAAAAAGTatagattatataataaataaatagagggaagaatataatatatatgaaagaataataccaaaaatAGATCACaaagtgaaaaaaagaacaaaaatgGAAGAGAAAAATGTAGACAAGTATGTCACTATTTGTTCAACATGGataaaatatctttatttgaaCTACCTCCTAATTTAGCGTCGAATTCAAATCCTCTTGTCAACATATCGGATAAAATCTTATGATAAGGAGCAATACCGGCACCATCTTTCTCCACAGGATTATTCTTTACGACTTCATTGAAATAATTATGATAGATATCACCGTCGTAATAGCCAATTGGAGCATTAATCATTGCATCAGGtaatttgaatgaatcAGTCAAAGCGATACAATCTTTCCTTAATTTTGGTAAcaattctaataattttggtTGAATGATTTTGGAGATGTCGTTTGGTGTTAAGATCTTAAATTGTTGGAATTCACCAGAATGTTTATCGATGAAATAGATGGAGAACAATTTATAAATGTTCCACATTGTCTCCTGAGTATATTGATCGTTAATGAATGACTTATCATGGGgatcattatttgttaaCTTATTATGATATGTTTTTAACATGGAATGAATAGCATGGAATTTCGAAACCATAACTAATAATTTCGAAACACTATCAACATCTCTAGATCTTTCAATCGATTTCCCAATGAAAGCTAAAATCTTAACCAAACTAACTTCCCAAATTTTGGTGTAACTATAAAggtcatcatcatcgatAATACTTGTAGAGTCACCAGATGGGGTGAAAACTTTCATGATAAATTTCggatttaaataattgaatgAATCCTCATCTAATGAATTGTTAAATTTACCCTTTGTTGCGGAATCAAcgaattttttcaaaatggatTTAGCAGAAGTTAAAGATAAGATATTGTTATCACCTTCCCAAGTACATTGAACAACCCAATCATCATACCCTTTACCGAAAGCATTATATTGAGAATAACCGTGACCACCACAAGTTTGtcttaattcatcaatcaaAGTAGAGATCAACCAAGTATTAGTTGCCTTTAATGATGCACTATCAATGaacaaattcttcaatttttcactaACAACTTTCAACCCATTAGCGTTAGCAggagatgaagatgaaactTTATACAATTCATCTAATGTAGAATAATAAGTATCCATCAATTTGAACGCAGCGGGAGAAACCAAATATGGTATAGTCAATTGTGGTAAGACACGATATTGATGTAATGGATAATCGATCAACTGTAATTCCGTAGAGTTTTTATTTGGAGCGAATTGTTGTCTTCCTACGGCATATCTTGTAGCGATAGTAGCAAATTTGGAACCGAATCTAAAAGAGTCCATAACCATATTAACTCTACCACTTAACAAAGCACTATAACCTGAAATTTGATCCAATTGAGGTTGAGTTTTGACAGTAACTTTATCACTACCATTCTCAGAGGGAATTACTTTAGTAAATCTACTTAACATATATTCTCTTGGGATGATAACGTTTCTAAATTGAATCCATCCATTATCAATACCGTCTCTACCCATCTTGGATCCAATATCACCAATGGAGATTCCAGGTAACAATTGTAAAGTTTCCAAATCTCTCAATGGGACCACGAATGTCTTAACACCGTAATCTTTCCCTTCTACGAGTAATCTTGCGTAACAAACGGTATGAGTTGCAGAATGAGCAGCACCTCCAATCCACCATTTTGTTGCGGTCAAATCTGGAGTATTTATCACGAATGAATCCAATTTAGAATCATAAGTAGCTGTAGTTTGTAATTGAGCCACATTAGAACCGTGACCTAGTTCAGTCATGGAGAAACAACCGTATATTCCCTTTATGAATGCGGCACCACGCGTTTGTAACCAATATTTGATTTGTTCATCTGTACCGTTACCTTTTATACAATTACCGAATAGTCCTAAATGGACACCAACTCTTGTACCTAATTGAGGGTCTATGTTTGCTACGAGAGATAGACGCTTGTCAAATAATGAGATGTCTTTATTTGTCAAAGGAAGGAcagaggaagaagatgaagattgGAGTTGTTTGATCAGGTCATTGTCACGGAACTGAGCTCTAACTGTTTTGATGTCATGTTCCATGTATGTGGCTAATCTTGCTATTTTCTTTGCTGTAATTTCTCTTTGTTGGTCCTTTGTTTGATCGTAATATTTGGTGTCTGTTTGTAAGATTGGATCATTGACGATTTGATCTATTAGTTGATGAGTTAGGGATTGTTTTTCTGGGTTCGATTCTAAGAAAGTATTTATTTCATCGATTTGTAGTTTAGAATCTTGtctttctttgtttattaatttttgtgGGATCAAGACGGGAGAGTCCTTTGTGTTTACTGTTGATAATCTTGTCATATTGATGATGTCTTGTATGTTTTTGAATTGCTATGTGTATAAGAATATGAGTGGTGAGAAACGAATATGATATGAACAAGAGTAGGAATTGGGGAAGGAATCTTGGTTTCTTGTTCACCTGTTTTTATAGCTCAGGGTGTTGCTTTAGTGTAGTAGTATATCTGCCTCTATTCTACTCTATTCTATTCTATTTCTGGGGTACCTTAAAACCTCTATAAATGTGCATTGCGGAGATAATAACGGACTCCCGGGTCTCTTTGTCTCCAATTCCATCCAGACATCCAGACATCCATACCATATTATAGCATATTATGGTATAGTGTAAATACaatgtaatataatataatataatactACAGATACCGTCCCCCACACCCCCCAGTCAGTCAGTCACCGTTTTCTCTGTCTGTTCGAGGTGACTTTCCGGGGAGGGAAGGCGGGGGTCAAACCCCGGTTTATTGTTCCACCATGGGAGTGGGGGAGTGGGGGATGGGTGTTCTCGTGGGCGTTATAGCCGCACAAGGGCCTTCCCAGCACCCCGGAGTTTATCTCCGGAACTATCCTCGCTGTGTAGATAGACGCCTATAATATATGTGAGATAGTACGCAATGTGTGACAACTGGATGAAATAACCGTCCCCAGGCATGTAATTGTATTCTAttacataataataatcttatATTATACTATTATCTTACACCGTATCATGTCTTATTACATCATTTATATCTTATTATAAAACCACATTACACAGGTCATAGGTAGAGATCATATAGAGAGGCTCCTAAATACTTTCCGTAGTGAGGGCCTATTGTAACGGAGTATACAGGATCTGTGTCGCATACTTATGTTTGTATCTGATGATAGACGCCACACACAGTGTATTATGTTTAATACTAGTGGTCACTAAATGGTTCAATACCACATGATTCGGAATAGGTAAGGCCCCGGATATATTCTCTACCCCCGATATCGTATTACTACTACCACCACTACTACCGTTACTTTTACCACTTCTACTACCACTACCACCACCATCTTCATTCAATATAACACTCTCTAAATGTGCCGGCAATTGTGGCGGTGTTAACCATTGTAAAGAATGAGAATTACCACTACTCTTCTTCCGATCTAAtgttaaataatattcttccATCACTTTAGGGTCTGTAAAGACTGAAGGGATATCTTGAGtatattcatatttcttctttaattcttcCCCCGGTTCATGGAATCGAGAATATCCATCTCCAAAATCTTCCGGATCATTTCGTATCTCTAACGCTATCCTCGAACGCGCACTCATTGGTTCATCATCAGTTCCACTTACTTTCgactttcttctttctttcttgctCTTTACGTCATCTTTTGCTTCCATTGTTCCACTATGTGAAATGGAATCCTTTCGTTTCTTGCTTTTACTTACACTTTTCCTTCTAGCATGTCCACCTTCATCTTTATGATCTTCTAACGACATGGCAAGTAAATTCGCATCAATATCCTTAGAGGCTCTCCTTCTCCTTACATTtgcattttcatcttcattttcattcatttttGCATTTGCAGTAGATGCCGGTGGAATTGGAGCTTTTACTTCCAAATAATTAACAAAGTTACCAGTTTGATCCGTAGCAGTAGGTAAATAATCACTAAACcttaattcattatcaacaataaaCCTGAAACGATGTGTACCTTCAGgtaattgtaatttcaCATGTAAAGTACCAGGCTTTTCCGGATCGGGAATTAGACTAATCATCTTTCTCCATCCAGTAAATGAACCTGTAACATACACTTTATCACCACCTTGTAACCATTCAATCTCCACAGGATACATCATGATCTTTggtttttcttcttcctccttTTTTGGAGCTGTTGCCGCTGTTTTCCCTTCATCATTCTCACCACCACCAACTGTATTCTCATCAGACTTAGAAGTCAATGTCTTTAACGTAGTCTCTTGATCCTTAActgtttcttcaatagaAGTAACCTCCTTATTCAAAACTTGcatatcatcatcctcaATATCATAACCAGCCGCTTTCGTTTGTCCTTCATTCTTCTGTGACGATGATAAGCTAATTATATCAGAAGAGTCAGAAATATcactattactattacttACGGAACTCATACTATCATGACTCATCGGATTGtctaatgaaaatggtgAAAGGTCAGCTTCATCCTCGTCTTCTTCATGTAACAAAAGTGTggatttcttctttgtaaGGGTGTCATTATTACTACTCGTATTGGATTTTTCcctatcattattattattattgttattattattattatcagaCAACGTGTCCTTTATAGGAGTATTGCTCTCGTTAGCGTGTGTTGCAGGTGGTGTAGCGGCgtgttttattatattcatagGTTTACTTGTCGTATACGTATTACTGGGTTCTGTTACTCGTTTCTTCAGCTTATTCTTATCAGTTGACGACGTTATAGGGAAAGGTTTGGATGAGATGGATGAGGCACCCTTTGTGTGTGATGTGGCAGGATGGCTTGGATTGTTACccatttcttcttctttttcttcttcgttaatgtatgttttatttctttgtgTATCTTGTGTTCTTCTTGTATAGGACCTTCTTGGGTATTATGTAATCTCTTGTGTACGTGTTCTTGTCAAATcctttaaattattatatcataATATAGTTTATATAATCTAGGTATGTATAACATAAATTTTCACGTAATCCGGggtaaaagaaaaaagcCCAGAAACGAAACTCATATACATCGTCGCAGCTCTGCAAAATCCAATTCTTGAAGGaaccttttcttttcttgaagaTCCTTTTGACCGGACCAATACATAGATAGCTATCCTCAATCCGCGATATAGTTGTATATGCAATCAGTAAGGATTTATTTATGAGGATCTGTTGTATGTAATATACTTACTTATGTATGTAACTCCACTCTTTTTCCCAAAGATTGAAAGAGTTGTAATTATTTTCTCCATGCATCATCTCATAGAGTAACATTCCCTCTTCtcacaacaacaatgaGGGAGGGGCGGACTCAAAGATTTTTTGGAGATTATAACACATCAAACTCTCCCAATATAATAGAGTGCATTCTTTAACCAAGGATTTTACTAACCCTGGTGGGATGGATATTTCTTAGCTTGTCTTAAAAACAAACAGAAgctttttccttttttatttcagCGTCTTCTCGAAGCAAATGGACAATATAGTGAAATTAATAGTAGCTTGAACGttatgataatatattataatatattagaTATAGTCATTATAGTAATTCATATAgatatgtatatgtatgtatatagACTATATATGCATATGCAGGTATGAGGAGTATATATGTTGgtcattaaattttttgtgaaaaaaaatgcGGCTAGATTCATCTATCAATATAACTAGTTGGTGTGCGTGCGTGCGTATATTCGttaatttttgttgtaGTAATGGTTTATGTTTCTTTCTGCCTTTCAATTTggtttattgaaaaaatcaatttgtCTTAAGACATTACGAACTGGTGGTAATTTAACTGTATTCATATTAAGTTTATGGGGAATATTTGAagtattttcaattcttgtCGAAGGTAAAGACGATGAAGTAGtgttatcatcatcattactatcatcgtcttcatcatcagtgGAAAGTTGGAATTGAGCTCTTTCACGAGGTCTTTTTTCTACATCCAAATATGAAACACCGTCTGCCTTTAACCTTAGAGGTGTCAAATCATTACATGAAGTTTTAATAACTGGTAATGTGCTGTGCGTTGTGTTGTTCGTCAGAACCGATGATAACGATATCGTACTATTGATCGCTGATACTGCTCTTGGTTCAACTGGCGATGGTTTATCGATTTTGAaacttttatttctttgttgttgtttttcatttcttgttGTCGTCGGCGTCGTCGTtgtcttgttcttcttcttcaaagaaCTTAAAATATTGACTATTGGAGCTGTTATCTTCCTATCTTGGAAAAATCCTTGTGTTTGCGACTGCGAgtgaataatattattagaattaggATTTGATGGTTGCATATACTCATTTGAATGTGATGTTGGAGAAGTAGGTCCTGAAAAGACATGATTAATATGCGCATTGtaatgattattattattagaatgGGGTGCATTAgtagaagaaaaaatggaagATGTGTTTGACTGCTCACTTAGAGCTAAAGAACTTGTAGAATCATGTAATGTCCCGTTGTTGCTTGTATGATAGTGATTATTACTCATTAATGGAGCATTAACCGGTAAAGAAACTCCATATTTGgatggtggtggtggagGTGGCGTAGCCATACTACGTGGTTGTGGAACAGCAATGAAATTATGTtgttgatttgaaattggaaTGGCGTTCATTGCATTTGCATGCATTGGAATTCCATTTGGTGAAAGTATTGTTGTATTTGATAccgatgaagaaatttgtGAGAATTGATGTGGACCAACTTGTATTGAAGCAGATGGTGGTGGAGGTGTAGTGACTCTCGTTGATTGTTGATGTGGATGTGGTACAGCAGTAGCAGGAGCAGTTGGAGTAGTAGAATACATTTGAACAGGCGTACCATTTGGCGTCATTACTGGAATAACAATAGAGTGCATACCCAGTTGTTGCGGTATTAAACCAGCATGCATTGGATTAAGACCGATAGCCATACCTGGCGCTAATCTTGTAGCCATTTGTGGGTGTGGATAAAATAAAGTGGGtgaattattcattaagGCCATATCtgattcttcattaatatgATAAGCTTTAAGACCTCTTAATTTAggtttctttgttttcctTTGCGATGTACTGGTATGAGTTCTTAAATGTCTTTTCAATTCGTCACTTCTACTAAAACTTTTCCCACAACCTGGGAAGTTGCAATGATGTGGTTTTTCGCCAGTATGTGTTCTCATATGTCTCTTTTTATGTTCTAATCTATGGAA harbors:
- the NDAI0I02860 gene encoding uncharacterized protein; translation: MSMNKPITIIDEDDSKTTFPAPLLKKQNFLDQIDLGYKFPSNNNSNNNNGNKKKLAAITKIELEFKAFLWDLNVTFQENDITEDDGKIYLLSRQLTTPLYESLQNYISDTKGKRTLSYSRIINDLMHYYCHTDFDKLVNLWTEFTMIIQGTGGIREYISKFEELYNQLPDNFISNNGMICQFIRNLKPSYKSFFQKKIINLQIELTWALVLSIAREAETYLEQNPFLSKGTNGNRTVPSRYGNKNLHQTTAEATTPTAATTKGNYNPRHGRKNDPSNHAVKNNNKYVPEDNNYQLYTPQPYALSASTLNVPRKMPKDNIYDPAQNICNICLRKGHPKKMCRARGIRKPSPLSYD
- the MIG2 gene encoding Mig2p (similar to Saccharomyces cerevisiae MIG3 (YER028C) and MIG2 (YGL209W); ancestral locus Anc_3.518), with translation MKDKGQPDFPADNDERPFKCDVCSRGFHRLEHKKRHMRTHTGEKPHHCNFPGCGKSFSRSDELKRHLRTHTSTSQRKTKKPKLRGLKAYHINEESDMALMNNSPTLFYPHPQMATRLAPGMAIGLNPMHAGLIPQQLGMHSIVIPVMTPNGTPVQMYSTTPTAPATAVPHPHQQSTRVTTPPPPSASIQVGPHQFSQISSSVSNTTILSPNGIPMHANAMNAIPISNQQHNFIAVPQPRSMATPPPPPPSKYGVSLPVNAPLMSNNHYHTSNNGTLHDSTSSLALSEQSNTSSIFSSTNAPHSNNNNHYNAHINHVFSGPTSPTSHSNEYMQPSNPNSNNIIHSQSQTQGFFQDRKITAPIVNILSSLKKKNKTTTTPTTTRNEKQQQRNKSFKIDKPSPVEPRAVSAINSTISLSSVLTNNTTHSTLPVIKTSCNDLTPLRLKADGVSYLDVEKRPRERAQFQLSTDDEDDDSNDDDNTTSSSLPSTRIENTSNIPHKLNMNTVKLPPVRNVLRQIDFFNKPN
- the POX1 gene encoding acyl-CoA oxidase (similar to Saccharomyces cerevisiae POX1 (YGL205W); ancestral locus Anc_3.514), with the translated sequence MTRLSTVNTKDSPVLIPQKLINKERQDSKLQIDEINTFLESNPEKQSLTHQLIDQIVNDPILQTDTKYYDQTKDQQREITAKKIARLATYMEHDIKTVRAQFRDNDLIKQLQSSSSSSVLPLTNKDISLFDKRLSLVANIDPQLGTRVGVHLGLFGNCIKGNGTDEQIKYWLQTRGAAFIKGIYGCFSMTELGHGSNVAQLQTTATYDSKLDSFVINTPDLTATKWWIGGAAHSATHTVCYARLLVEGKDYGVKTFVVPLRDLETLQLLPGISIGDIGSKMGRDGIDNGWIQFRNVIIPREYMLSRFTKVIPSENGSDKVTVKTQPQLDQISGYSALLSGRVNMVMDSFRFGSKFATIATRYAVGRQQFAPNKNSTELQLIDYPLHQYRVLPQLTIPYLVSPAAFKLMDTYYSTLDELYKVSSSSPANANGLKVVSEKLKNLFIDSASLKATNTWLISTLIDELRQTCGGHGYSQYNAFGKGYDDWVVQCTWEGDNNILSLTSAKSILKKFVDSATKGKFNNSLDEDSFNYLNPKFIMKVFTPSGDSTSIIDDDDLYSYTKIWEVSLVKILAFIGKSIERSRDVDSVSKLLVMVSKFHAIHSMLKTYHNKLTNNDPHDKSFINDQYTQETMWNIYKLFSIYFIDKHSGEFQQFKILTPNDISKIIQPKLLELLPKLRKDCIALTDSFKLPDAMINAPIGYYDGDIYHNYFNEVVKNNPVEKDGAGIAPYHKILSDMLTRGFEFDAKLGGSSNKDILSMLNK
- the NDAI0I02890 gene encoding protein kinase subunit beta (similar to Saccharomyces cerevisiae GAL83 (YER027C) and SIP2 (YGL208W); ancestral locus Anc_3.517), which encodes MGNNPSHPATSHTKGASSISSKPFPITSSTDKNKLKKRVTEPSNTYTTSKPMNIIKHAATPPATHANESNTPIKDTLSDNNNNNNNNNNDREKSNTSSNNDTLTKKKSTLLLHEEDEDEADLSPFSLDNPMSHDSMSSVSNSNSDISDSSDIISLSSSQKNEGQTKAAGYDIEDDDMQVLNKEVTSIEETVKDQETTLKTLTSKSDENTVGGGENDEGKTAATAPKKEEEEKPKIMMYPVEIEWLQGGDKVYVTGSFTGWRKMISLIPDPEKPGTLHVKLQLPEGTHRFRFIVDNELRFSDYLPTATDQTGNFVNYLEVKAPIPPASTANAKMNENEDENANVRRRRASKDIDANLLAMSLEDHKDEGGHARRKSVSKSKKRKDSISHSGTMEAKDDVKSKKERRKSKVSGTDDEPMSARSRIALEIRNDPEDFGDGYSRFHEPGEELKKKYEYTQDIPSVFTDPKVMEEYYLTLDRKKSSGNSHSLQWLTPPQLPAHLESVILNEDGGGSGSRSGKSNGSSGGSSNTISGVENISGALPIPNHVVLNHLVTTSIKHNTLCVASIIRYKHKYATQILYTPLQ
- the NDAI0I02870 gene encoding CDP-diacylglycerol--serine O-phosphatidyltransferase (similar to Saccharomyces cerevisiae CHO1 (YER026C); ancestral locus Anc_3.513) is translated as MTDLKNRTEQQQQQQQQDSMNVPILSTSEKEKQKHNKNQDNNNGGTDSSDSQSSSSSYLDKETYEGKILRKRTSSIFSLDTTPLAPPNENDIEKFTSDKYHFSMIRNLHMADYITMLNGFSGFYSIISCLRFTLTGKPHYVQRAHFFIILGMCFDFLDGRVARLRNRSSLMGQELDSLADLISFGVAPASIAFAIGLQTTFDVFVLSFFVLCGITRLARFNVTVGQLPKDKKGKSKYFEGFPMPTTLVLVFGMAYCVAHGMIFDNMPLGIVRKDQILEFHPIVLTFFIHGCGMISKSLKIPKP